A part of Desulfomicrobium baculatum DSM 4028 genomic DNA contains:
- a CDS encoding DUF3467 domain-containing protein, whose amino-acid sequence MEDKTPQEKAEDQAAQIRWDGSRMRTTYANVCNVSSTREEVALMFGVNKNWHPSQKDLVIELSDRVIINPYAAKRLAILLANTMNEYEKRFGVISLEMPDVTPQ is encoded by the coding sequence ATGGAAGACAAGACGCCCCAGGAAAAAGCGGAAGACCAGGCGGCCCAGATCCGCTGGGACGGAAGCCGCATGCGTACCACGTACGCCAACGTCTGCAACGTATCGAGCACGCGCGAGGAAGTGGCGCTCATGTTCGGCGTCAACAAGAACTGGCATCCGTCGCAGAAGGATCTGGTCATCGAGCTTTCCGACCGCGTCATCATCAACCCCTACGCGGCCAAGCGCCTGGCCATTCTCCTGGCCAATACCATGAACGAGTACGAGAAGCGTTTCGGCGTGATCAGTCTCGAAATGCCCGATGTCACGCCGCAATAG
- a CDS encoding HlyD family efflux transporter periplasmic adaptor subunit, with translation MSSNTTIQDSAPTGAGPVLSWAEFSSASSTREYCQGWIGLQSGLIPGVIQGILVTEGEDGQFTPAAVWPHGGADPVRLAEALERVIDDERGLVLELDTADRYAMVYPVRVDDRLFAVVAMELAADSEADLNRAMEQLQWGCSWLELLLRRREADEDKARLLRLGTAVDMLALTLDRPSCREAAMTFVTELSAAAQCERVSLGFVRGRSVVLEAVSHSAEVDLKMNLTRNIERVMDEALLQRREISWPTDDATVICREHEALSRQQAMAAVLTLPLYGQDRYYGALTVERAADQPFTERDAEFFRAVAALAGPILEAKRQSDRSVLDHVRASLSEAAGRLLGPRHYGRKLAVAALACVALFLFFAHGDYRLRADIALEGGIRRAVTVPFDGFIQQAPFRAGDLVNEGDELCLLDDRDLRLDRMVTASRLRQLEQQLQEAVSQHDRAQSSIIRAQLNQVQAELDLADAQLARTCLTAPFPGLIVSGDLSQRLGSAVKQGDVLFEVTPLDSYRVILKVDERRIADVRVGQRGELVLFSLPGQEFGFTVSKITPIARAEEGSNHFRVEASLDSVDQTLRPGMEGVGKVAVDRRKLVHIWIRDMREWLTLFFWKWLP, from the coding sequence ATGAGCAGCAACACTACCATACAAGACTCCGCACCGACCGGCGCAGGCCCCGTCCTGTCATGGGCCGAGTTCTCGTCGGCCTCGAGCACCCGGGAGTATTGCCAGGGGTGGATCGGGCTGCAGAGCGGCCTGATTCCAGGCGTGATCCAGGGAATTCTGGTCACCGAGGGGGAGGACGGGCAGTTCACCCCCGCTGCGGTGTGGCCGCACGGCGGCGCGGACCCGGTCCGGCTGGCCGAGGCTCTGGAGCGGGTCATCGATGACGAGCGAGGCTTGGTGCTGGAACTGGATACTGCTGACCGGTATGCCATGGTCTACCCCGTCCGGGTGGACGATAGGCTGTTCGCCGTGGTGGCCATGGAACTGGCGGCGGACAGCGAGGCCGATCTGAACCGGGCCATGGAGCAGTTGCAGTGGGGCTGCTCGTGGCTGGAGCTGCTCCTGCGCCGCCGGGAGGCCGACGAGGACAAGGCTCGTCTGCTGCGGCTCGGGACGGCGGTGGACATGCTGGCCCTGACCCTGGACCGGCCATCCTGCCGCGAGGCGGCCATGACCTTCGTCACGGAGCTTTCGGCCGCCGCCCAATGCGAGCGGGTCAGCCTCGGTTTCGTGCGCGGGCGGTCCGTTGTCCTCGAAGCGGTCTCGCACAGCGCCGAGGTCGACCTGAAGATGAACCTGACCCGGAACATCGAACGGGTCATGGACGAAGCCCTGCTGCAGCGTCGCGAGATCTCCTGGCCCACGGACGACGCCACGGTAATTTGCCGCGAGCACGAGGCCCTCTCGCGCCAACAGGCCATGGCTGCGGTCCTGACCCTGCCCCTGTACGGACAGGACCGCTACTATGGCGCCCTGACCGTCGAGCGCGCCGCGGACCAGCCCTTCACGGAGCGCGACGCGGAATTCTTCCGGGCCGTGGCGGCGCTGGCCGGTCCCATTCTGGAGGCCAAACGCCAGTCCGACCGCTCCGTTCTCGACCACGTCCGCGCCAGTCTGTCCGAGGCGGCCGGGCGGCTGCTTGGCCCCCGGCACTACGGCCGCAAGCTTGCCGTGGCGGCGCTGGCCTGCGTGGCCCTGTTTCTTTTCTTTGCCCACGGGGATTACCGCCTGCGCGCGGACATCGCCCTGGAAGGGGGTATCCGCCGAGCCGTGACCGTACCCTTCGACGGCTTCATCCAGCAGGCCCCGTTCCGGGCCGGCGATCTGGTGAACGAAGGAGACGAGCTCTGCCTCCTCGACGACCGGGACCTGCGCCTGGACAGAATGGTCACCGCCAGCCGTCTGCGGCAGCTGGAGCAGCAGCTTCAGGAGGCCGTGTCCCAGCACGACCGGGCCCAGTCCAGCATCATCCGCGCGCAGCTGAATCAGGTTCAGGCCGAGCTGGATCTGGCCGACGCGCAACTGGCCCGCACCTGCCTCACGGCGCCGTTCCCCGGCCTCATCGTCAGCGGGGACCTGAGCCAGCGCCTCGGCAGCGCCGTGAAGCAGGGTGACGTGCTCTTCGAGGTCACGCCGCTGGACTCCTACCGGGTCATTCTCAAGGTCGACGAACGGCGCATCGCCGACGTTCGGGTCGGACAGCGTGGCGAGTTGGTCCTTTTCTCCCTGCCCGGCCAAGAGTTCGGGTTCACTGTCAGCAAGATCACACCCATCGCGAGGGCTGAGGAAGGCAGCAATCATTTCCGGGTGGAGGCGTCGCTGGACAGCGTGGACCAAACCCTGCGCCCCGGCATGGAAGGGGTGGGAAAGGTTGCCGTGGACCGGCGTAAACTGGTTCACATCTGGATCCGGGACATGCGCGAATGGCTGACCCTCTTCTTCTGGAAATGGCTGCCTTGA
- a CDS encoding peptidase M50, with protein sequence MSASLLSPSWYRVAPLKPRLRSHVRIERHEYRGQDWYVIQDGFTGRHHRFSSEAYQLVGMMDGRRTMDQIWQAVCARLGDHMPTQDEVIELLARLYRADLLQTSAILDFSDLHQRSVKSRRSRLFTQMASPLSLRFPLLDPDRFLTRTMPWVRPFLGWQALAVWMLVVAAAAILAVLHGDALQGDFSDALLSMENLLLISLLYPVLKVLHEFGHAYMVKKEGGEVHEMGVMLLVFMPLPYVDASSSTSFRDKRQRMLVGGAGIMVELFVAAVMLLVWLNVEPGVVRALAYKTLLVAGVSTVLFNGNPLLRFDAYYILSDWLEIPNLAQRGVGYLGYLCKRYLLGVDSAESPARSPGEARWLFFYAVAAFCYRIFISVRIVLFVAGQFFFVGIVLAIWAVFMMLVMPTWRVAGFLVKDTHMQRKRIRVMMTVVLPLVLLAGVLAMVPAPLYTNAEGVVWVSEESRVYAAAGGMVEAVVTPGGTTVQSGDPLIRSTDLLLETQVRLLQARREEFQARRQLSMNRDRAETGMLDEELKSIETEIARAQERQAALITRSPAAGIFVLQDEADLPGRFLRRGEPVGYIVDPLRMHIRTVVTQADIERVRSDVRSVEVRLAENIGQVLPARVSREVPAASRVLPSLAFSLDGGGRFALDPREKEAPQVLERLFQFDLVLEGPVPGNVEERVFVRFEHSPEPLAWRAYRALRRLLLTRLAV encoded by the coding sequence ATGAGCGCTTCGCTGCTCAGTCCGTCGTGGTACCGGGTCGCCCCCCTCAAGCCACGCCTGCGCAGCCATGTGCGCATCGAGCGTCACGAGTATCGCGGCCAGGACTGGTATGTGATTCAGGACGGTTTCACCGGGCGCCATCACCGTTTTTCCTCCGAGGCCTACCAACTGGTGGGCATGATGGACGGCCGCCGGACCATGGACCAGATCTGGCAGGCCGTTTGCGCCCGCCTGGGCGACCACATGCCGACCCAGGACGAGGTCATCGAACTCCTGGCCCGCCTGTACCGCGCCGATCTCTTGCAGACCAGCGCCATCCTCGACTTTTCGGACCTGCACCAGCGCAGCGTGAAGAGCAGGCGTAGCCGCCTGTTCACGCAGATGGCTTCGCCGCTGTCCCTGCGCTTCCCGCTCCTGGACCCGGACCGCTTCCTGACCCGGACCATGCCCTGGGTCCGCCCGTTTCTCGGCTGGCAGGCCTTGGCGGTCTGGATGTTGGTGGTGGCCGCGGCCGCGATCCTGGCCGTGCTGCACGGGGACGCCCTGCAAGGCGATTTTTCCGACGCTCTTTTGAGCATGGAGAATCTGCTGCTGATCAGCCTGCTCTATCCCGTGCTGAAAGTCCTGCACGAGTTCGGGCATGCCTACATGGTCAAGAAGGAGGGCGGTGAGGTGCACGAGATGGGGGTCATGCTGCTGGTCTTCATGCCCCTGCCGTACGTGGACGCGTCCTCGTCGACGTCTTTTCGGGACAAGCGTCAGCGCATGCTCGTCGGGGGGGCGGGCATCATGGTGGAGCTTTTCGTGGCCGCCGTCATGCTTCTGGTCTGGCTGAACGTGGAGCCCGGGGTAGTGCGTGCCCTGGCCTACAAGACCCTGCTCGTGGCCGGGGTGTCGACGGTCCTCTTCAACGGCAACCCGCTGCTACGTTTCGACGCCTATTACATTCTTTCGGACTGGCTGGAGATTCCCAACCTGGCGCAGCGCGGCGTCGGCTATCTGGGCTACCTTTGCAAGCGGTATCTGCTGGGAGTGGACAGCGCCGAATCACCGGCCCGCAGCCCCGGGGAGGCCCGCTGGTTGTTCTTTTACGCCGTGGCCGCCTTCTGCTACCGGATTTTCATTTCCGTGCGCATCGTGCTCTTCGTTGCCGGGCAGTTTTTTTTCGTCGGCATCGTCCTGGCCATCTGGGCGGTGTTCATGATGCTCGTCATGCCCACGTGGCGCGTGGCCGGTTTTCTCGTCAAGGATACTCATATGCAACGCAAGCGCATTCGCGTCATGATGACGGTGGTCCTTCCCCTGGTTCTGTTGGCGGGGGTTCTGGCTATGGTCCCGGCGCCGCTGTACACCAACGCCGAAGGCGTGGTCTGGGTTTCGGAGGAATCCAGGGTTTACGCCGCTGCCGGGGGGATGGTGGAGGCCGTGGTCACTCCCGGCGGGACCACCGTACAGTCCGGCGATCCGCTGATCCGCAGCACGGACCTGTTGCTGGAAACCCAGGTCCGGCTGTTGCAGGCCCGCCGGGAGGAATTCCAGGCCCGCCGCCAGTTGAGCATGAACAGGGACCGCGCCGAGACGGGCATGCTGGATGAGGAGCTGAAAAGCATTGAAACGGAAATCGCTCGCGCCCAGGAGCGTCAGGCGGCCCTGATCACGCGCAGCCCTGCGGCCGGGATTTTCGTGCTTCAGGACGAGGCGGATTTGCCGGGGCGCTTTCTGCGGCGCGGCGAGCCCGTAGGCTACATCGTCGACCCGCTGCGCATGCACATCAGGACCGTGGTCACCCAGGCCGATATCGAGCGCGTGCGCTCGGATGTCCGCAGCGTGGAGGTGCGGCTGGCCGAGAACATCGGACAGGTGCTGCCGGCGCGGGTCTCCCGCGAGGTGCCCGCCGCGAGCCGCGTGTTGCCGAGCCTGGCCTTCAGTCTCGACGGCGGCGGGCGGTTCGCCCTCGATCCCCGGGAAAAGGAGGCTCCCCAGGTGCTGGAGCGCCTCTTTCAGTTTGACCTGGTGCTTGAGGGGCCCGTGCCGGGCAACGTGGAGGAGCGCGTCTTCGTCCGCTTCGAGCACAGCCCCGAACCTTTGGCCTGGCGGGCCTACCGGGCGCTGCGGCGTCTGCTGCTCACCCGCCTTGCCGTGTAG
- a CDS encoding preprotein translocase subunit SecA, translating to MSSRLHLVLPPATRDVRAERPDRIETWLERQAHRLHGRVLALRGKGGWLRRETAAVGEAGLRLVGLSEKELADEIRPLRERLLTDGFLPAHVADSFALIREFSARILGLRHHDSQVMGALVMLRGMVAEMETGEGKTLTATLTAATAALAGLPVHVISVNDYLTGRDAENTTPLFRALGLSVGCVVHGQSPQQRRQAYGCDITYATNKELVFDYLRDRLTLADRPDPIMVQAESLSGQGSRAGRLLMRGLHFAIVDEADSVLIDEARTPLIISGSSGVREEREFLEQALNLAGDFVRDRDFELDEARRHILLTPAGRSRIEDAARRLGALWSGLVRREGAVHQALTALHLFRRDEQYLVRDGKVQIIDEFTGRVMPDRSWEQGLHQLIELKEGCELTQRREPLAKISYQRFFRRYLRLAGMTGTAREVKDELWNVYGLATLRMPTHRPVIRRRLKERVFPTRHDKWRAVVDRIGELHRQGRAVLVGTRTVAASEELAARVREAGLPHLVLSAKQDAEEAGVISRAGQPGSVTIATNMAGRGTDIMLAPEVRDAGGLHVIITEYHEAARIDRQLAGRCGRQGDPGSFEGILSLEDFLFQGKWGDPLIRAAMFVVTRTRTPQFAARWLLRRMQRSVERHNARVRRNLFRQDQAQGSLMSFAGRFE from the coding sequence ATGAGTAGTCGGCTCCATCTGGTTCTTCCCCCCGCCACCCGCGACGTCCGGGCTGAGCGGCCCGATCGGATCGAGACCTGGCTTGAGCGCCAGGCGCACCGTCTGCACGGACGCGTCCTAGCGCTGCGCGGAAAGGGCGGCTGGCTGCGACGGGAGACGGCGGCCGTGGGCGAGGCGGGCCTGCGTCTGGTAGGCTTGAGCGAGAAGGAGCTGGCCGACGAGATCCGTCCGCTTCGCGAGCGGCTGCTGACCGACGGTTTTCTTCCGGCCCACGTGGCGGACAGCTTCGCCCTGATCCGGGAATTCTCCGCGCGCATCCTGGGCCTTCGCCACCACGACAGCCAGGTCATGGGCGCGCTGGTCATGCTTCGAGGCATGGTGGCGGAGATGGAGACCGGCGAGGGCAAGACCCTGACGGCAACTCTCACGGCGGCCACTGCGGCCCTGGCCGGGCTGCCGGTGCACGTCATCAGCGTCAACGACTACCTGACGGGTCGCGACGCCGAGAATACCACGCCCCTGTTTCGGGCCTTGGGCCTGAGCGTGGGGTGCGTGGTGCACGGTCAGTCTCCGCAGCAGCGTCGGCAGGCCTACGGATGCGACATCACCTATGCCACCAACAAGGAACTGGTCTTCGATTACCTTCGAGACCGCCTGACCCTGGCCGACCGGCCGGACCCGATCATGGTCCAGGCCGAAAGCCTGAGTGGCCAGGGCTCTCGCGCCGGGCGGCTGCTCATGCGCGGTTTGCATTTTGCCATCGTGGACGAGGCCGACAGCGTGCTCATCGACGAGGCCCGGACTCCGCTCATCATCTCCGGTTCCTCGGGCGTGAGGGAGGAACGGGAGTTTCTGGAACAGGCGCTGAACCTGGCGGGAGATTTCGTTCGGGACAGGGATTTCGAGCTCGACGAGGCCCGGCGGCATATTCTGCTGACTCCTGCCGGCCGGAGCCGCATCGAGGACGCGGCGCGTCGGCTGGGCGCCCTGTGGAGCGGGCTGGTGCGACGGGAGGGGGCGGTGCACCAGGCCCTGACGGCCCTGCACCTGTTTCGCCGCGACGAACAGTACCTGGTCCGTGACGGCAAGGTGCAGATCATCGACGAATTTACGGGGCGGGTCATGCCCGACCGTTCCTGGGAGCAGGGGCTGCACCAGCTCATCGAGCTCAAGGAGGGGTGCGAGCTGACCCAGCGCCGGGAACCTCTGGCCAAGATCAGTTATCAGCGTTTTTTCAGGCGATACCTGAGGCTTGCGGGCATGACCGGCACGGCGCGCGAGGTGAAGGACGAGCTGTGGAATGTCTACGGGTTGGCCACGCTGCGCATGCCTACCCACCGGCCGGTGATCCGGCGCAGGCTCAAGGAGAGGGTTTTTCCCACCAGGCACGACAAATGGCGGGCCGTGGTGGACCGGATCGGCGAATTGCACCGCCAGGGCCGGGCCGTGCTCGTCGGGACGCGCACCGTGGCGGCCTCCGAGGAACTCGCCGCCCGCGTTCGGGAAGCAGGGTTGCCGCATCTGGTCCTGAGCGCCAAGCAGGACGCCGAAGAGGCCGGAGTCATCAGCCGGGCAGGCCAACCCGGAAGCGTGACCATCGCCACGAACATGGCCGGGCGGGGCACGGACATCATGCTTGCGCCCGAGGTGCGCGATGCGGGCGGCCTGCATGTCATCATCACGGAATACCATGAGGCCGCACGCATCGATCGTCAGCTGGCCGGGCGGTGCGGGCGGCAGGGTGACCCCGGCAGTTTTGAAGGCATTCTGTCCCTGGAGGATTTTCTGTTCCAGGGAAAATGGGGCGACCCGCTCATCCGCGCGGCCATGTTCGTCGTCACCCGGACGAGGACTCCCCAATTCGCGGCGCGCTGGCTGCTGCGGCGCATGCAGCGCAGCGTCGAGCGGCACAACGCCCGGGTGCGCCGAAATCTGTTCCGGCAGGACCAGGCGCAGGGCAGCCTCATGTCCTTTGCCGGAAGGTTCGAGTAG
- a CDS encoding efflux RND transporter periplasmic adaptor subunit produces the protein MKRIFFLALLCMMAATVWAGDLPPFEGLIEPRETVNFGSQVPGILEKVMVERGDKVEVGQILARLKSGVEAAALRTAEAKVDFGQRTSQRNEELTRKKLISVHEKDEIETELQLARLMVAEAKAQLEMRVIRSTIKGVVVKRTGAPGGYVGEEPFLTVAQIDPLSVELVIPVQYIGSIKEGVTAKVLPDEPVGGEYSAKVVVVDKVIDAASGTFGVRLELPNPKLRLPAGMKCRVIF, from the coding sequence ATGAAACGCATATTTTTCCTTGCACTGTTGTGCATGATGGCCGCCACGGTTTGGGCCGGGGACCTGCCGCCCTTCGAAGGGCTTATCGAACCTCGGGAGACCGTCAATTTCGGCAGCCAGGTTCCGGGCATCCTGGAGAAGGTCATGGTCGAGCGGGGAGACAAGGTTGAGGTCGGGCAGATCCTGGCCCGGCTCAAATCCGGGGTCGAAGCCGCAGCCCTGCGCACGGCCGAGGCCAAGGTGGATTTCGGGCAGCGCACGTCCCAGCGCAACGAGGAACTGACCAGAAAAAAGCTCATTTCGGTGCATGAAAAAGACGAGATCGAGACCGAACTGCAGCTGGCCCGACTGATGGTGGCCGAGGCCAAGGCGCAGCTCGAAATGCGGGTCATCCGCAGTACGATCAAGGGCGTGGTGGTCAAGCGCACGGGAGCGCCCGGCGGCTATGTCGGAGAGGAACCCTTTCTGACCGTGGCGCAGATCGACCCTTTGAGCGTCGAGTTGGTCATCCCGGTCCAGTATATCGGGTCCATCAAGGAAGGGGTGACGGCCAAGGTCCTGCCGGACGAGCCGGTGGGCGGCGAGTACAGCGCCAAGGTCGTGGTCGTGGACAAGGTCATCGATGCCGCCAGCGGAACCTTCGGCGTGCGCCTGGAACTTCCCAACCCAAAGCTTCGGCTGCCGGCGGGGATGAAGTGCCGAGTGATCTTTTGA
- a CDS encoding tetratricopeptide repeat protein — translation MKSSTIGVHSILVVFLTLFTVGNCQAAATISGSEDAYGQPGKNNVSIASMEAKRHMDGGRKLERERNLQGAIASYSKAASLAPESAEVHFALGEALAKAENYQEALVRYTLAVTIAPTHTKALYGRSQLCLRMALYGQAIKDLSQLIELVPGVADYHYQRATTLMKLKNITEAYHDYLRAHELNKKYPRPTLMWKKGSISSKSV, via the coding sequence ATGAAAAGCTCCACCATAGGCGTCCATTCAATTCTTGTCGTATTCCTCACACTTTTCACTGTAGGCAATTGTCAGGCGGCAGCGACGATCTCCGGGTCTGAAGATGCTTACGGCCAGCCGGGTAAAAATAACGTGTCGATCGCGTCAATGGAGGCGAAACGCCACATGGACGGAGGCCGCAAACTGGAACGGGAGCGGAATCTCCAAGGAGCCATAGCATCCTATTCCAAGGCTGCCAGCCTTGCTCCCGAATCTGCGGAAGTGCATTTTGCCCTTGGCGAAGCCCTGGCCAAAGCCGAAAATTATCAGGAGGCCCTGGTCAGGTACACGCTGGCGGTCACCATCGCCCCTACCCATACCAAGGCCCTCTATGGCCGATCCCAACTTTGTCTGCGCATGGCGCTCTACGGCCAGGCCATCAAAGATCTGAGCCAACTGATAGAACTCGTGCCGGGAGTCGCGGACTACCACTACCAACGCGCAACCACTCTCATGAAGCTCAAAAACATAACCGAGGCTTACCACGATTACTTGCGGGCGCATGAACTCAACAAGAAATACCCCCGTCCCACGCTGATGTGGAAAAAGGGGTCCATCTCATCAAAAAGCGTTTAA
- a CDS encoding aspartate kinase — translation MKTKVRVEKIGGTSMSRFPQIIDNIILRNPADIFGRIYIVSAYGGVTNELLEHKKTGQPGIYQLFRQQENYPIKMLALRDSLFELNKTFVPIGLDLNAANEFVDDHIDLAINILRSMDNVLASGYVSRTALLLAARELLASLGEMHSAFNSANILQNRGFDATFVDLSGWEDSRQLTIDERIKDSFEGIDPFSTICFATGYTKGTEGIMREFDRGYSEVTFSKVAVILGASEAIIHKEYHLCSGDPMLIGEENIHPVCNTNFDVADQLADVGMEAIHPKASKPLEVNDIPIRIKNAFDPDHSGTLITKDFIAPESMVEIVTGSEKVTCLEVHDTRMVGEVGFDLRILQVLAKHDISYISKATNANTIGMIIADRDCRPEMIAELQNRFEQITLQKVAIVCAIGSNIGQPGIMAKAASALAADGINILAVSQTARQTNMQFVVERSQFAKAQIALHAALCMSAPRACTGAA, via the coding sequence ATGAAAACTAAAGTTCGTGTTGAAAAGATCGGCGGAACGTCCATGTCACGGTTCCCGCAAATCATCGACAATATCATTCTTCGCAATCCGGCCGACATCTTTGGCCGGATCTACATCGTCTCCGCCTACGGAGGGGTGACCAACGAGTTGCTGGAGCACAAAAAAACCGGTCAGCCCGGCATATACCAGCTCTTCCGCCAGCAGGAGAACTACCCCATAAAAATGCTCGCCCTGCGCGACAGCCTCTTTGAATTGAACAAGACCTTCGTACCCATCGGGCTTGACCTGAACGCTGCCAATGAATTCGTCGACGACCACATCGACCTGGCCATCAACATCCTGCGCAGCATGGATAACGTTCTGGCCTCGGGCTATGTTTCGCGCACGGCCCTGCTCCTGGCGGCTCGAGAACTGCTCGCGTCCCTTGGCGAAATGCACAGCGCCTTCAACTCCGCCAACATCCTGCAGAACCGCGGCTTCGACGCCACCTTCGTGGACCTGAGCGGCTGGGAAGACAGCCGCCAGCTGACCATCGACGAGCGCATAAAAGACAGCTTCGAAGGCATCGACCCCTTCTCGACCATCTGCTTCGCCACCGGCTACACCAAGGGCACCGAAGGCATCATGCGCGAGTTCGACCGGGGCTATTCGGAGGTCACATTCTCCAAGGTCGCGGTAATTCTGGGCGCCAGCGAAGCCATCATTCACAAGGAATATCATCTCTGCTCCGGCGACCCCATGCTCATCGGCGAGGAAAACATCCACCCGGTCTGCAACACCAACTTCGACGTGGCCGACCAGTTGGCCGACGTGGGCATGGAGGCCATCCATCCCAAGGCGTCAAAACCGCTTGAAGTCAACGACATCCCCATCCGGATCAAGAACGCCTTTGATCCGGACCACAGCGGCACGCTCATCACCAAGGATTTCATCGCACCCGAATCCATGGTCGAGATCGTGACCGGATCGGAGAAAGTCACCTGCCTGGAAGTGCATGACACCCGCATGGTCGGAGAGGTCGGCTTTGACCTGCGTATTCTGCAGGTGCTGGCCAAGCACGATATTTCCTATATCAGCAAGGCCACTAACGCCAACACCATCGGCATGATCATAGCCGACCGCGACTGTCGTCCCGAGATGATCGCCGAATTGCAAAACAGATTCGAGCAGATCACCCTGCAAAAGGTGGCCATCGTCTGCGCCATCGGCTCCAACATCGGACAGCCCGGCATCATGGCCAAGGCGGCAAGCGCGCTGGCTGCCGATGGGATCAACATCCTGGCCGTCTCGCAGACCGCCCGCCAGACCAACATGCAATTCGTGGTCGAACGAAGCCAGTTCGCCAAGGCCCAGATCGCCCTGCATGCGGCCCTGTGCATGAGCGCCCCCCGGGCGTGTACAGGCGCAGCGTAG
- a CDS encoding extracellular solute-binding protein, whose amino-acid sequence MKHFFLLVLLLGSALPASAGDFSHALAMNGQPRYSADFTHFDYANPDAPKGGTVRLAATGTFDSFNPYIVKGNSADGLGLLFDTLTEQSLDEPFTEYGLLADRIELAKDRSSMSFHLRKEARFHDGSPVTAQDVAFTFKTLLAQGNPHYAQYYADVERVDVVDTQTVTFVFKPQSSQELPLILGQLPVLSEASWQGRDFSASSLDIPMGSGPYRIGEFKAGQRLTFVRDPGYWGRDLPVNTGRHNFDSIIYDYYRDLTVTLEAFKAGEYDFRQEYNSKQWATGYTGPAVEAGLIRTENIPHKLSQGMQAFVFNTRRAIFADPLVRQALNFAFDFEWSNKNLFYGQYVRSTSFFSNSDMAASGLPTEEEMALLEPLELPEKVYTKEFSLPVTDGNGNIRDNLREAADLLRQAGWSVEGGKLVKDGRPFVFEMLLVQPDFERVVLPFQRNLTRLGITMSVRMVDTSQYLERLRGFDFDMIVSSFPQSLSPGNEQRSFWHSASADMPGSRNYCGIKNPAIDKLVDLVIAAPDRDALILRCKALDRALLWGWYVIPHWHATSWRVAYWDKFGRPDKLADYGLDFQSWWVDPDKERELTDRRGRLGSK is encoded by the coding sequence ATGAAGCATTTTTTCCTTCTTGTCCTTCTCCTTGGTTCTGCTCTACCTGCGTCGGCAGGAGATTTTTCTCATGCCCTGGCCATGAACGGTCAGCCCCGCTACTCTGCGGATTTCACCCATTTTGATTACGCAAACCCGGACGCCCCCAAAGGCGGAACCGTGCGCCTGGCCGCCACCGGTACCTTCGACAGCTTCAATCCCTACATCGTCAAGGGCAACTCCGCCGACGGCCTGGGCCTTTTGTTCGACACCCTGACTGAGCAGTCCCTCGACGAGCCATTTACCGAATACGGTTTGCTGGCTGATCGCATCGAGCTGGCCAAGGACCGTTCCTCCATGAGCTTCCACCTGCGCAAAGAGGCCCGCTTTCATGACGGCAGCCCCGTCACCGCCCAGGATGTAGCCTTCACCTTCAAAACCCTTCTGGCACAGGGGAACCCGCATTACGCTCAGTATTACGCCGACGTGGAGCGGGTCGACGTGGTCGATACACAGACCGTGACCTTTGTCTTCAAGCCGCAGAGCAGCCAGGAGCTGCCGCTCATCCTGGGACAGCTGCCGGTCCTGTCCGAAGCCTCCTGGCAGGGACGTGATTTTTCCGCCTCCAGCCTGGACATTCCCATGGGCAGCGGCCCGTACCGCATCGGCGAGTTCAAGGCCGGACAACGCCTGACCTTTGTGCGCGATCCCGGGTATTGGGGGCGCGACCTGCCCGTGAACACGGGGCGGCACAACTTCGACAGCATCATCTATGACTATTACCGTGATCTGACCGTGACCCTGGAAGCCTTCAAGGCCGGGGAATACGATTTTCGCCAGGAGTACAATTCCAAGCAGTGGGCCACGGGCTACACCGGCCCGGCGGTGGAGGCCGGGCTGATCCGCACCGAGAACATTCCGCACAAGCTCTCCCAGGGCATGCAGGCTTTCGTCTTCAACACCCGGCGCGCCATTTTTGCCGACCCCCTGGTGCGGCAGGCGCTCAATTTCGCCTTCGACTTCGAGTGGAGCAACAAGAACCTTTTTTATGGCCAGTACGTCCGCTCCACGAGCTTTTTTTCCAACTCGGACATGGCCGCATCCGGCTTGCCTACAGAAGAAGAGATGGCGCTGCTTGAACCGCTGGAGCTGCCTGAAAAAGTGTACACGAAAGAATTCTCCCTGCCGGTCACCGACGGCAACGGCAACATTCGTGACAATCTGCGCGAAGCAGCGGACCTTTTGCGTCAGGCCGGATGGAGCGTAGAGGGCGGCAAGCTGGTCAAGGACGGTCGGCCCTTCGTCTTCGAGATGCTCCTCGTGCAACCCGATTTCGAACGAGTGGTGCTGCCTTTCCAGCGTAATCTGACGCGGCTTGGCATCACCATGAGCGTTCGCATGGTGGACACATCCCAGTATCTGGAGCGGCTGCGCGGGTTCGATTTTGACATGATCGTCTCAAGCTTTCCCCAGTCCCTGTCTCCGGGCAACGAGCAGCGCTCCTTCTGGCATTCGGCCTCGGCGGACATGCCCGGTTCGCGCAACTACTGTGGCATCAAGAACCCGGCCATCGACAAGCTGGTCGACCTGGTCATCGCCGCCCCGGACCGCGACGCGCTCATCCTGCGCTGCAAGGCCCTGGACCGGGCCCTCTTGTGGGGCTGGTACGTCATCCCGCACTGGCATGCCACGTCTTGGCGCGTGGCCTATTGGGACAAATTCGGGCGGCCGGACAAGCTCGCGGACTATGGGCTTGATTTTCAGTCCTGGTGGGTTGACCCGGACAAGGAACGGGAACTGACGGACAGGCGGGGACGGCTGGGGAGCAAGTAA